The Halanaerobium praevalens DSM 2228 genome contains a region encoding:
- a CDS encoding RNA polymerase factor sigma-54, producing MELDFNINLEQKQDLILTPELKMAIEILQYSSLELSEFIDKEIQENPLLEKMEKFQDNKYSYNNSITKDKIEYEKFISYKPSFCESLENQLFEVLNDNEIRVGKFIVGSFNDQGELTLALEVIADLFEIELAQVETILEKIKKLNIDFSDLNPLENKVDYVEPDIIVKKELDDYKIIYKEKFSPTLKINNYYYNLLKQSDDPECIEYLKNKHRSAIWLIKSIIKRRETIKKIAEAILKKQKRFFEKGLEYLEVLTMEDVAKEIEMNESTVSRATTGKYMQTPHGVFNLKLFFNSGIDNVSSVSIKAILSKEIAKEDKAKPLTDSKLAEVLQAKHEISINRRTVAKYRKSLGIGSSRARKKSN from the coding sequence ATGGAATTAGATTTTAATATTAACTTAGAGCAGAAACAAGATCTTATCCTGACTCCAGAATTAAAAATGGCCATAGAAATATTACAATACAGCAGCTTGGAGTTAAGTGAATTTATAGATAAAGAGATACAAGAAAATCCTTTATTAGAAAAGATGGAAAAATTCCAAGATAATAAATATAGTTATAATAACTCAATTACTAAAGATAAAATAGAATATGAAAAATTTATATCTTATAAGCCAAGTTTTTGTGAATCATTAGAAAATCAATTATTTGAAGTTTTAAATGATAATGAAATACGAGTTGGTAAATTTATAGTTGGTAGTTTTAATGATCAAGGAGAACTTACTTTGGCTTTAGAAGTAATTGCGGATCTTTTTGAAATAGAATTAGCTCAAGTTGAAACTATATTAGAAAAAATTAAGAAGTTAAATATTGATTTTTCTGATTTAAATCCTTTAGAAAATAAAGTTGATTATGTTGAACCTGATATAATAGTAAAAAAAGAACTAGATGATTATAAAATTATTTATAAAGAAAAATTTTCCCCAACTTTAAAAATTAATAATTATTATTACAACTTACTAAAACAGTCTGATGACCCAGAATGCATAGAGTATTTAAAAAATAAACACCGCTCCGCAATTTGGTTAATTAAAAGTATTATTAAAAGAAGAGAAACAATAAAAAAAATAGCAGAAGCCATTTTAAAAAAACAAAAAAGATTTTTTGAAAAAGGTTTAGAATACTTAGAAGTTCTAACCATGGAAGATGTTGCTAAAGAAATTGAAATGAATGAATCGACTGTTAGTAGAGCTACTACTGGAAAGTATATGCAGACACCACATGGAGTTTTTAATTTAAAATTATTTTTTAATAGTGGAATAGACAATGTTTCTTCAGTTAGTATTAAAGCTATTTTAAGTAAAGAAATTGCTAAAGAAGATAAAGCTAAACCTTTAACTGATAGTAAATTAGCTGAAGTTTTACAGGCAAAACATGAAATTAGTATTAATCGTAGAACAGTCGCCAAGTATAGAAAATCATTAGGTATTGGTAGTTCAAGAGCACGCAAAAAAAGTAATTAG
- a CDS encoding methyl-accepting chemotaxis protein, which yields MKEIFKGSLNTKITVILIVFLVLGMGILAYFINNDVHQEVNKLSRDRNNETVLTLKTGINSFLNESANLLKVTANVDSVKNIREKELKTYFAEVLKVHPEIRSVYLGTEAGAMLDVPKDDLGDDYDPRERPWYQEAETANDVIWTDTYVDLGTGELIITAAKRVKNDQGQQVGVIAADISLKTVSDFIAGKKVGQNGYSFLINNQAQVIAHPQHQLIDEKYDMGQVLNFNQISNNKNSFLEYEHQGEEYLASYAYLPQLDSYVFAQVPMSEAYQANKSILKTIISYSLIIVILLVIVLAIFIKKNVVNPIKYYGEKMELVANGNLNVSLETDRNDELGTMAIIFNKMIKQLRNLVTNIMSTSEEVLETASHLEVSSKEVGETSEQVAISIQEVANGAEDQSRNVDQVSDKIKKFSSGLDNLSNTSNKVEGLSDEMNDVIIEGQQKMEKLNTQMDNIILSIRNVGEDIEELEGISNEIGSIIEIIDSIAEQTNLLALNAAIEAARAGSAGRGFSVVADEIRDLAEESSTSADKIKKLIDKVTKKTEVVGDEMEVSEKEISNGEDLVNSVNLTFDSVTDKISKVNAGMKKTASVIEANFEYSSEIAKNAENISDIAENTSASAQEVAAASEEQTASVEELSSISANLTEKASHLEELIAKFEI from the coding sequence TTGAAAGAAATATTTAAAGGTAGTTTAAATACTAAAATTACAGTTATTTTAATAGTTTTTCTAGTGCTAGGAATGGGTATTTTAGCTTATTTTATTAATAATGATGTTCATCAAGAAGTTAATAAATTATCTCGCGATCGAAATAATGAAACTGTTTTAACTTTAAAAACAGGAATTAATAGTTTTTTAAATGAAAGTGCCAATTTATTAAAAGTAACAGCAAATGTGGATTCAGTTAAAAATATCAGGGAAAAAGAATTAAAAACATATTTTGCTGAAGTACTGAAGGTACATCCAGAAATCAGAAGTGTTTATTTAGGCACAGAAGCTGGAGCAATGTTAGATGTACCAAAAGATGATTTAGGTGATGATTATGATCCACGTGAAAGACCCTGGTATCAAGAAGCAGAAACAGCAAACGATGTTATTTGGACTGATACATATGTAGATTTAGGTACCGGAGAGTTAATTATCACAGCTGCCAAAAGAGTTAAAAATGATCAAGGTCAGCAAGTAGGGGTAATTGCTGCAGATATTTCTCTGAAAACAGTTAGTGATTTTATAGCTGGTAAAAAGGTAGGTCAAAATGGATATTCTTTTTTAATTAATAATCAAGCTCAGGTAATAGCTCATCCTCAGCATCAATTAATTGATGAAAAATATGATATGGGACAGGTTCTTAATTTTAATCAAATTTCAAATAATAAGAATTCATTTTTAGAATATGAACATCAAGGTGAAGAGTATCTTGCATCTTATGCTTATCTGCCTCAATTAGATAGTTATGTTTTTGCTCAAGTTCCAATGTCAGAAGCCTATCAAGCAAATAAATCTATTTTAAAAACTATTATTTCATATTCACTTATAATTGTTATTTTATTAGTTATAGTTTTAGCTATTTTTATTAAGAAAAACGTAGTTAATCCAATTAAATATTATGGTGAAAAAATGGAGCTAGTTGCTAATGGGAATTTAAATGTTTCTCTCGAAACTGATAGAAATGATGAGCTTGGTACAATGGCTATTATTTTCAATAAAATGATCAAACAATTAAGAAATTTAGTTACAAATATTATGAGTACTTCAGAGGAAGTATTAGAAACTGCTTCTCATCTAGAAGTAAGTTCTAAAGAAGTAGGAGAAACTTCAGAACAAGTAGCTATTTCGATTCAAGAAGTTGCTAATGGTGCTGAAGATCAGTCTCGAAATGTTGATCAAGTATCAGATAAAATCAAAAAGTTTAGTAGTGGTTTAGATAATCTTTCAAATACAAGTAATAAGGTTGAAGGTTTATCAGATGAAATGAATGATGTAATTATTGAAGGTCAGCAGAAAATGGAAAAATTAAATACCCAAATGGATAATATTATTCTTTCTATCAGAAATGTTGGTGAAGACATTGAAGAATTAGAAGGAATCTCAAATGAAATTGGAAGTATTATAGAGATTATAGATAGTATAGCAGAACAAACTAATTTACTTGCTTTAAATGCTGCTATAGAAGCTGCAAGAGCTGGAAGTGCTGGGCGTGGATTCTCAGTAGTTGCAGATGAAATAAGAGATTTAGCAGAAGAATCATCTACTTCAGCTGATAAAATTAAGAAATTAATTGATAAAGTAACTAAAAAAACCGAGGTAGTAGGAGATGAAATGGAAGTTAGTGAAAAAGAAATTTCTAATGGAGAAGATTTAGTTAATTCTGTTAATTTAACTTTTGATTCAGTAACTGATAAAATCTCTAAAGTTAATGCAGGCATGAAAAAAACAGCTAGTGTTATAGAAGCTAATTTTGAGTATAGTAGTGAAATAGCTAAAAATGCAGAGAATATATCTGATATAGCTGAAAATACTTCTGCTTCAGCTCAAGAAGTTGCTGCTGCTAGTGAAGAACAAACTGCTTCCGTAGAAGAATTATCTTCTATTTCTGCTAATTTAACTGAAAAAGCTTCACATTTAGAAGAATTAATAGCTAAATTTGAAATTTAA
- a CDS encoding acetamidase/formamidase family protein gives MIKISADNYIYNMSAENKAAAEVSSGAKVLFETSDCFKNQLNPDNLDLDQVDWNQINPATGPLKIKEAEIGDTLKINIEKINFNDYGVMLAEPEMVFVDDVVKEAKAKIIKIKENKAIFNQNIELELNPMIGVIGVAPAKKKGSIACDTPDSHGGNMDAKIIKEGSTLYLPVLVEGAMLALGDLHAAMADGEMVTGIEVAGEVELTVEVIKNKKIENPILEDKDYFYTIASAKKIYQACKIASNNMFSFLEKRVAIDPTELTMLMGLICDIEICQIVDPQLTARVKVPKHKLENFEIKFN, from the coding sequence TTGATTAAAATTTCTGCAGATAATTATATTTATAATATGTCAGCTGAAAATAAAGCAGCAGCTGAAGTAAGTTCTGGAGCTAAAGTTTTATTTGAGACAAGTGATTGTTTTAAAAATCAACTTAACCCAGATAATTTGGATTTAGATCAAGTCGACTGGAATCAAATTAATCCTGCTACAGGTCCCCTTAAAATCAAAGAAGCTGAAATTGGTGATACTCTAAAAATTAATATTGAAAAAATTAATTTCAATGATTATGGAGTTATGTTAGCTGAGCCTGAGATGGTTTTTGTTGATGATGTAGTAAAAGAAGCTAAAGCTAAAATAATTAAAATTAAAGAAAATAAGGCAATTTTTAATCAAAATATAGAACTAGAATTGAATCCGATGATTGGTGTAATTGGAGTTGCACCTGCTAAAAAAAAGGGTTCTATTGCTTGTGATACTCCTGATTCTCATGGTGGGAATATGGATGCTAAAATTATAAAAGAAGGAAGTACTTTATATCTGCCAGTTTTAGTAGAAGGAGCAATGTTAGCTTTAGGTGACTTACATGCTGCCATGGCAGATGGGGAAATGGTTACCGGAATTGAAGTAGCTGGAGAAGTAGAACTAACAGTTGAAGTTATTAAAAATAAAAAAATCGAAAATCCGATTTTAGAAGACAAAGATTATTTTTATACAATTGCTTCTGCTAAAAAGATTTATCAAGCCTGTAAAATTGCTTCTAATAATATGTTTTCTTTTTTAGAAAAAAGAGTTGCAATTGACCCAACAGAATTAACAATGTTAATGGGTTTAATTTGTGATATAGAAATTTGTCAAATAGTAGATCCACAATTAACTGCAAGAGTTAAAGTCCCAAAACATAAACTTGAGAACTTTGAAATCAAATTCAATTAA
- a CDS encoding alanine/ornithine racemase family PLP-dependent enzyme translates to MKYPRIDIDLSKLKSNFTKLNTKCLEKKINLTVVTKGIAGDQKIIETFINSGVKSIADSRLDNIKKIRKLNYQGEIILLRIPKKTEINEAVDYIDYSLVTELESCKLLAKAANKKNKKIGVIVMVDIGDRREGVMPQDLTDFIQKIIKLPGLYLEGIGTNLGCYGCVIPDQANTKRIIALKNKVEKELAIKINRLSGGNTATTNLFGTGLLEAEINNLRIGEAILLANDVTNQRQIDYLEQDVFTIKAEIVELKEKPSLPKGSQGCNFSGDQIKFKDKGIVKRAILAIGSQDIDHSSLYPELKGIEILGSSSDHLLLDLSNCKENLKYGDVLKFKVGYSALLRAMTSPYVAKNYLTANEN, encoded by the coding sequence ATGAAATATCCAAGAATAGATATCGATTTGTCAAAACTTAAATCTAATTTTACTAAATTAAATACCAAATGTTTAGAAAAAAAAATAAATTTAACTGTAGTAACTAAAGGTATTGCTGGAGATCAAAAAATTATAGAAACCTTTATAAATTCAGGAGTTAAAAGCATTGCTGATTCACGTTTAGATAATATAAAAAAGATTAGGAAATTAAATTATCAGGGAGAAATAATTTTACTTAGAATCCCTAAAAAAACAGAAATAAATGAGGCAGTAGATTATATTGATTATAGTTTAGTAACTGAACTTGAAAGTTGTAAATTGTTAGCAAAAGCAGCTAATAAAAAGAATAAAAAAATTGGGGTTATAGTAATGGTAGATATTGGGGATCGGAGAGAAGGCGTGATGCCTCAAGATTTAACTGATTTTATACAAAAAATAATAAAACTACCAGGACTTTATTTAGAAGGTATAGGAACTAATCTAGGTTGTTATGGATGTGTTATACCTGATCAAGCAAATACTAAAAGAATAATTGCTTTAAAAAATAAAGTAGAAAAAGAATTAGCTATAAAAATTAATCGGCTTTCTGGTGGTAATACAGCCACAACTAATTTATTTGGAACAGGTTTATTAGAAGCAGAGATTAATAACTTAAGAATAGGGGAAGCAATTTTACTCGCAAATGATGTTACAAATCAACGGCAAATAGATTATTTAGAGCAAGATGTATTTACAATTAAAGCAGAAATAGTTGAACTGAAAGAAAAACCAAGTTTACCCAAAGGTTCACAGGGTTGTAATTTTAGTGGTGACCAAATAAAGTTTAAAGATAAAGGGATTGTTAAAAGAGCTATTTTAGCTATTGGCAGCCAAGATATAGATCATAGCTCATTATATCCTGAATTAAAAGGAATAGAAATTTTAGGTAGTAGTAGTGACCATTTATTGTTAGACTTAAGCAACTGTAAAGAAAATTTAAAATATGGAGATGTTTTAAAATTTAAAGTAGGTTATAGTGCTTTATTAAGAGCAATGACTTCTCCCTATGTAGCTAAAAATTATTTGACTGCAAATGAAAATTAA
- a CDS encoding electron transfer flavoprotein subunit alpha: protein MLNIFEDKCVGCGVCVTSCPFDALKMENDIAVVDTEKCTMCGICVKKCNFDAMEIDKEETGEKQDISGYKGVWVLAEQRGNKLLDVSFELCSEGRKLADELGTSLSVIVLGSDVKEEAKELFAYKADNVYIVEDEELKDYRTETYTAVICDLINEFKPEIVLLGATHNGRDLGPRISARLDTGLTADCTKLEIDKERNILLQTRPAFGGNLMATIICPDHRPQMSTVRPGVMEKAEPDHSKTGEIEEIEVEINAENVNSQITDSGKIINLKSDLSDIDIFTTIKEIVKEAKASVNLEDADIIVSGGRGVGSPENFELIEELATVLGGEVGASRAVVDEGWIEKPHQVGQTGKTVKPKVYFACGISGAIQHKAGMENSNLIIAINTDQDAPIFEICDYGLVGDLKKIVPLLSKAFAELK from the coding sequence ATGTTAAATATATTTGAAGATAAGTGTGTCGGGTGTGGAGTTTGTGTAACTAGCTGTCCATTTGATGCTTTAAAAATGGAAAATGATATAGCAGTTGTTGATACAGAAAAATGTACTATGTGTGGTATTTGTGTTAAAAAATGTAATTTTGATGCAATGGAAATTGATAAAGAAGAAACAGGTGAAAAACAAGACATCTCTGGTTACAAAGGTGTTTGGGTATTAGCTGAGCAGAGAGGTAATAAATTACTAGATGTTTCTTTTGAACTATGTAGTGAAGGAAGAAAATTAGCTGATGAATTAGGTACAAGCTTATCTGTAATTGTATTAGGATCAGATGTAAAAGAAGAAGCAAAAGAATTATTTGCTTACAAAGCAGATAATGTATATATTGTGGAAGATGAAGAACTAAAAGATTACAGAACAGAAACTTATACAGCTGTTATTTGTGACTTAATTAATGAATTTAAACCAGAAATAGTTCTTTTAGGAGCAACTCATAACGGTAGAGATTTAGGACCTCGTATTTCTGCTCGTTTAGATACAGGTTTAACAGCTGATTGTACAAAACTTGAAATTGATAAAGAAAGAAATATTTTACTTCAAACTAGACCAGCATTTGGTGGTAACTTAATGGCAACTATTATTTGTCCTGATCACAGACCACAAATGTCTACAGTTAGACCAGGAGTTATGGAAAAAGCTGAGCCAGATCACAGTAAAACTGGTGAAATTGAAGAGATAGAAGTAGAGATTAATGCTGAAAATGTTAATTCTCAGATTACTGATAGTGGTAAGATAATTAACCTTAAATCAGATTTATCAGATATTGATATTTTCACAACAATTAAAGAAATTGTAAAAGAAGCTAAAGCAAGTGTTAATTTAGAAGATGCTGATATTATTGTTTCTGGAGGTAGAGGTGTAGGTAGTCCAGAAAACTTCGAATTAATAGAAGAATTAGCTACCGTTTTAGGAGGAGAAGTAGGAGCTTCTCGCGCAGTAGTAGATGAAGGTTGGATTGAAAAACCACACCAGGTTGGACAAACAGGTAAGACAGTTAAGCCAAAAGTATATTTTGCTTGTGGTATTTCAGGAGCTATCCAGCATAAAGCAGGAATGGAAAACTCTAATTTAATTATTGCAATTAATACTGATCAAGATGCTCCAATTTTTGAGATCTGTGACTATGGTCTTGTTGGAGACTTGAAAAAAATTGTACCATTACTTAGTAAAGCTTTTGCAGAACTTAAGTAA
- a CDS encoding electron transfer flavoprotein subunit beta/FixA family protein, with product MNILVCVKQVPDTDEVRIDEENGTLIRDGVPSIINPEDKIALEEAVRLKEEHGGKVTVISMGPPQAKTALLEAYAMGADECILVSDRAFAGSDTWATSYTLAQGIKNAGEFDIIFCGRQAIDGDTAQVGPQIAENLGMPQITYVRGLEVEGEKVKAKRALEDGYSVVETKMPVLLTVIDGLNKPRYPSIKRVVAAFKKEDCIKVWSTDDFEVDMSKLGLDASPTQVYDTFVPTNEKKGEFLEGNEKEKVEKLLEKLKLEQVL from the coding sequence ATGAATATATTAGTATGTGTAAAACAAGTACCAGATACAGATGAAGTTAGAATTGATGAAGAAAATGGAACATTAATTAGAGATGGTGTACCAAGTATTATTAATCCAGAAGATAAAATAGCATTAGAAGAAGCAGTAAGATTAAAAGAAGAGCATGGAGGAAAGGTTACAGTAATAAGTATGGGACCACCTCAGGCAAAAACAGCTCTTTTAGAAGCATATGCAATGGGAGCAGATGAATGTATTTTAGTATCAGATAGAGCTTTTGCTGGTTCTGATACCTGGGCTACTTCTTATACTTTAGCTCAAGGAATTAAAAATGCAGGTGAATTTGATATTATTTTCTGTGGTCGTCAGGCAATTGATGGAGATACAGCGCAAGTTGGACCACAGATAGCTGAAAATCTTGGTATGCCTCAAATCACTTATGTTCGTGGTTTAGAAGTAGAAGGTGAAAAAGTTAAAGCTAAAAGAGCTTTAGAGGATGGATATAGTGTTGTAGAAACAAAAATGCCTGTTTTATTAACAGTTATTGATGGTTTAAATAAACCACGTTATCCTTCTATTAAAAGAGTAGTTGCTGCTTTTAAAAAGGAAGATTGTATTAAAGTATGGTCAACAGATGATTTTGAAGTTGACATGTCTAAACTAGGACTTGATGCTTCTCCAACTCAGGTATATGATACTTTTGTGCCAACAAATGAGAAAAAAGGAGAATTTTTAGAAGGAAATGAAAAAGAAAAAGTAGAAAAATTACTAGAAAAATTAAAACTAGAACAGGTATTATAA
- a CDS encoding acyl-CoA dehydrogenase: MDFNLTSTQEMIQKVVRDFAENEVKDIAAEIDETCEFPRENVEKMAAADMLGIPFPEKYDGSGGDTLSYVLAIEELSKACATHGIILSAHTSLGAHPIYQFGNEEQKEKYLKPLARGDKLGAFGLTEPDAGTDASAQKTTAELDGDEYILNGSKIFITNAGEADTFIVFAMTDKSKGTRGISAFIVEREYPGFSVGKKENKLGINASDTRELIFKDCRVPKENLLGKEGMGFKIAMATLDGGRIGVAAQALGIAQRALDETVQYVKERQQFGRAISKFQGLQWEIAEMATKVEAARLLVYKAAKTKDSGQRYSKEAAMAKYYASEAAFAVANKAIQLHGGYGYIKEYPVERLLRDAKITEIYEGTTEVQKMVIAGSLLN, translated from the coding sequence ATGGATTTTAATTTAACAAGTACTCAAGAAATGATACAAAAAGTTGTAAGAGATTTTGCTGAAAATGAAGTAAAGGATATAGCTGCAGAGATTGATGAAACATGCGAATTTCCAAGAGAAAATGTAGAAAAGATGGCTGCTGCTGATATGTTAGGAATTCCTTTTCCAGAAAAGTATGATGGATCAGGTGGTGACACTTTAAGTTATGTATTAGCAATCGAAGAATTATCAAAAGCATGTGCTACACATGGAATTATTTTGTCTGCACACACTTCTTTAGGTGCTCACCCTATTTATCAATTTGGTAATGAAGAGCAGAAAGAAAAGTATTTAAAGCCTTTAGCACGAGGAGACAAATTAGGTGCTTTTGGTTTAACAGAACCAGATGCAGGAACTGATGCATCAGCTCAAAAAACAACAGCAGAACTTGATGGTGATGAATATATTTTAAACGGTTCTAAGATATTTATTACTAATGCTGGTGAAGCAGATACATTTATAGTTTTTGCTATGACAGATAAAAGCAAAGGAACTAGAGGAATTAGTGCCTTTATTGTAGAGAGAGAATATCCAGGATTTTCTGTTGGTAAAAAAGAAAATAAATTAGGAATTAATGCTTCTGATACTAGAGAATTAATTTTTAAAGATTGTAGAGTACCAAAAGAAAATTTATTAGGAAAAGAAGGTATGGGCTTTAAGATTGCAATGGCAACTTTAGATGGAGGAAGAATTGGAGTTGCAGCTCAGGCTTTAGGTATTGCTCAAAGAGCTTTAGATGAGACAGTACAATATGTAAAAGAAAGACAGCAGTTTGGTCGTGCTATTTCTAAATTCCAGGGTTTACAGTGGGAAATTGCAGAAATGGCAACAAAAGTAGAAGCAGCCAGATTATTAGTTTATAAAGCTGCTAAAACTAAAGATTCAGGTCAGAGATACTCAAAAGAAGCAGCAATGGCTAAATATTATGCTTCAGAAGCAGCATTTGCTGTTGCAAACAAAGCTATCCAATTACATGGTGGTTATGGTTATATTAAAGAATATCCAGTTGAACGCTTATTACGTGATGCTAAAATCACAGAAATTTATGAGGGTACAACTGAAGTACAGAAAATGGTAATCGCAGGTTCTTTATTAAATTAA
- a CDS encoding amidohydrolase encodes MPKLFYNADIYTMDKSNPVIENVLVEDGLIIGYNVEVSEKYQKVDLKGKTLIPGLCDSHLHTVMYGSELDKLDLSKANSIDQLIKMGQKYLKQKDFKPNEWMFGWGWNQENFKENKLPTAQDLDKISTEIPIVFKRECRHVLTANSAALKKAKLYQKEIKNERVYTDQNNKPNGILCEDAQNLILAAAPQTTITDIKKYILKASAKYLEYGLTFVQSDDLADSNISFTKTLKAYFELADSGKLPLRYNLQLRLTNEKELKEFIAKYNISDYNDYLSLGPLKIWADGSLGARTAALRKAYSDQADNEGQLLCSRKKMKKLVEIAYKNKMPVACHAIGDRTIEQFVEIIEELNQKFDYNLRHRIIHSQLADYKLLKRIKAAGINTDIQPAFTASDWKIVKERIGKQREYQSYLWKDMVDLNINAAGSSDSPIERPDPIWGISCLVTRKDSDLKPDFGWLPNQKVTVQTALEIYTKNGAYNARAENKLGKIKTGYKADFSILSKNPFYVKPDELREIKVDATVIDGNLIGNL; translated from the coding sequence ATGCCAAAACTCTTTTATAATGCTGATATTTATACTATGGATAAATCTAATCCAGTTATTGAGAATGTATTGGTTGAAGATGGGTTAATTATAGGTTATAATGTTGAAGTAAGTGAAAAATATCAGAAAGTTGATCTTAAAGGAAAAACATTAATTCCCGGCTTATGTGATAGTCATTTACATACTGTAATGTATGGTTCTGAATTGGATAAATTAGATTTAAGTAAAGCTAATTCTATTGATCAGTTAATAAAAATGGGACAAAAATATCTAAAACAAAAAGATTTTAAGCCAAATGAATGGATGTTTGGCTGGGGTTGGAATCAAGAAAATTTTAAAGAAAATAAATTACCAACTGCTCAAGATTTAGATAAAATATCAACTGAAATTCCAATTGTGTTTAAAAGAGAGTGTCGGCATGTTTTAACAGCAAATAGTGCTGCTTTAAAAAAAGCTAAACTTTATCAGAAAGAAATTAAAAATGAGAGAGTTTATACTGATCAAAATAATAAACCGAATGGAATATTGTGTGAAGATGCACAAAATTTAATTTTAGCTGCTGCACCTCAAACAACTATTACTGATATCAAAAAATATATTTTAAAGGCTTCTGCAAAGTATTTAGAATATGGACTAACTTTTGTTCAATCTGATGACTTGGCTGATTCTAATATTTCTTTTACTAAAACTTTAAAAGCTTATTTTGAATTAGCTGATAGTGGTAAATTACCTTTAAGATATAATTTGCAATTAAGATTAACAAATGAAAAAGAATTAAAAGAATTTATAGCCAAATATAATATTTCTGATTATAATGATTATTTAAGCTTAGGTCCTTTAAAGATTTGGGCTGATGGCTCTTTAGGTGCAAGGACTGCTGCTTTAAGAAAAGCTTATAGTGATCAAGCTGATAATGAAGGGCAACTTTTATGTAGCAGAAAAAAAATGAAAAAATTAGTTGAGATAGCCTATAAAAATAAAATGCCAGTTGCCTGCCATGCAATTGGTGATAGAACGATTGAGCAATTTGTGGAGATCATAGAAGAGTTAAATCAAAAATTTGATTATAACTTAAGGCACCGGATAATTCACTCTCAACTTGCAGATTATAAATTATTAAAAAGAATAAAAGCCGCTGGGATTAATACAGATATTCAACCTGCATTTACAGCAAGTGACTGGAAAATAGTAAAAGAGAGAATTGGCAAGCAAAGAGAATACCAGAGTTATTTATGGAAAGATATGGTTGATTTAAATATTAATGCTGCTGGTAGTTCTGACTCACCCATTGAAAGACCAGATCCAATTTGGGGTATTAGTTGTCTTGTAACAAGAAAAGATAGTGATTTGAAACCCGATTTTGGCTGGCTTCCTAATCAAAAAGTAACAGTTCAAACTGCATTAGAAATCTATACAAAAAATGGAGCTTATAATGCTAGAGCTGAAAACAAATTAGGAAAGATAAAAACTGGTTATAAAGCTGATTTTAGTATTTTATCTAAAAATCCTTTTTATGTAAAACCAGATGAATTAAGAGAGATCAAGGTAGATGCTACTGTTATTGATGGTAATTTAATTGGAAACTTATAA
- a CDS encoding enoyl-CoA hydratase-related protein: MNYNNLILNFENEIAIIKINRPKALNALNKETLEELDLAITDLDKNDKIKTVIISGEGKKAFVAGADISEMKSMNVKEAKDFSLLGNQVFNKIENSTKIFIAAVNGYALGGGCELALACDIRIAAKGAKFGQPEINLGIIPGFGGTQRLTKVIGKSQALELILTGDNIDAEEAKILKLVNQIVEVEDIMEKAKLIAEKIAKKSAPIISTAKEAVNFALEHPSAEGSKFEANLFSTCFSTKDQKEGMQAFLNNRKADFKNE; this comes from the coding sequence ATGAATTATAATAATTTAATTCTTAACTTTGAAAATGAAATTGCTATTATAAAAATTAATAGACCTAAAGCTTTAAATGCTTTAAATAAAGAAACTTTAGAAGAGTTAGACCTAGCTATCACTGATTTAGATAAAAACGATAAAATTAAAACAGTTATTATTAGTGGAGAAGGTAAAAAGGCTTTTGTTGCAGGTGCTGATATATCTGAAATGAAAAGCATGAATGTAAAAGAAGCTAAAGATTTTTCTTTATTAGGTAATCAAGTTTTTAACAAAATAGAAAATTCAACTAAAATATTTATTGCAGCAGTTAATGGTTATGCTTTAGGTGGAGGTTGTGAACTTGCTTTAGCTTGTGATATTAGAATTGCAGCTAAAGGAGCAAAGTTTGGCCAACCAGAAATTAATTTAGGTATTATTCCTGGTTTTGGAGGAACTCAACGTTTAACTAAAGTTATTGGTAAATCCCAAGCCTTAGAATTGATTTTAACTGGTGATAATATTGATGCTGAAGAAGCTAAAATTTTAAAATTAGTTAATCAGATTGTAGAAGTAGAAGATATTATGGAAAAGGCAAAATTGATTGCTGAAAAAATAGCTAAGAAATCTGCTCCTATTATTTCTACTGCTAAAGAAGCTGTAAATTTCGCCTTAGAACATCCTTCTGCAGAAGGAAGTAAATTTGAAGCTAATTTATTTAGTACTTGTTTTAGTACTAAAGATCAAAAAGAAGGTATGCAGGCATTTTTAAATAATAGGAAAGCTGATTTTAAGAATGAATAA